Part of the Ficedula albicollis isolate OC2 chromosome 24, FicAlb1.5, whole genome shotgun sequence genome is shown below.
gctactctggcatttgaaacctttcacttactaaaagcattagaactcaccctaaaacttactaactgaaatgtctactttatgtgtgagtggcttaatatacttcagtccatccaaaggctttaattcaatccctgcactctgatttctctctgaaggatTCAGAGAGACCCCCGATTCACTGACTCCAAGAGGatcctctccctctctggcAGGCATTGACGTGCAGCAGGTCACCACGGTGGTGAACTTTGGCCTGCCCGTGGATCTGGACGGCGGGCCGGATTTTGAGACCTACCTGCACCGCATTGGGCGGGCAGGGCGCTTCGGGCACCGCGGCATCGCCTTCAGCGTGGTGCAGAGGGACACCGTGCCGCTCGTGCACAGGATCGAGGAGTATTTCCGTGAGCATCCGCACtgatctgctgctctgggaggtggggctggggctctgaTCCCCTCTAGCTCATTTCCTGCTCACAAATAGTCCTTGtcaggctgctcctctccccagggTTCATCTCACTGGGAACAGGTGGCAGGTACAGCTTCTAGGGTGATTTTTGCTCCCCGAGAGACAGCCCTGGAGGTTGTGTGCAACTTGCAAGGAGTGTTACTGGTACCCAGGATGCCtcagcacctttttttttccctccttcaggcattttttctgcctttctttgcaCGCCTTTGTCCCAGGGGACCTGgtgccccagctcagccctggctgtgggagaGGAGATGGCAGCTGTGGAAATCTTTCCTGAGTGGAAATTGATTGTCACTTGTTAACAGCAAGAGGATTTTCATGGGATTTGCCAGATGCCAGGGCTGCACTGATGGCTTTTTGAATCCCAGTGCCTGTTTTCCCTGTCATTTTTAGAGGAAAGAAGGTTATAAAAGCCTTCTGATGGGCAGGAAGCGGTGTCCCTTCCTCATCTCCGGCCTCAGAGCCACTCAGCCCTCTTGGTTCCATTAAATATCCACCTGTCATTGGGACCTGGAGTGAGCCTGAGGCAGACACCAGGCAGAGAAGACACGAGCCACACATTCTGGCAAAGATTGTTGCTGTGGAGTAGAAGCaatgagcagctggagcaaCTGTCGTGGATGAGCCCAACCACAGCCACGGCCAGAAGGATCCAGTGTGAGGATGAACTCCCAGCGGCCTGACTTGTGCTTTTCACATTGTGATGTTGCAGTTGGAGGGTACAAACCTTCCCTGTCCTGCATGGCTGTGGAGTGGGAACAGGGAGTGGGGGCACATCagaggctgagctctgtgctctgagctctctgtggggctgctgcttgTGCTTGGTGCCGTGCCTTGGCTGCTGCCCTGATCCAGTTCCTGTCCTGCTTTCCCCCAGCTGATTTCCCCACTGACCCAGTTCCCCCTGCACTTCCTCCCAGCTGATTtccctgcagaggaaaatgctgcaaTGAGCAATCCAGGACCTTCCCAGCTGGCATGGGGCACTCAGGTGATGCAGGCAGCACTCAGGGGAACGAGCTCTGCGCTCACGTCCCaacaatttctctttccttcccacagAGACCACGATCAAGCAGCTGGATCCGTACGACATGGACGAGCTGGAGAAGCTTGCAGCTGAGTGAGGAGCAGGGATTCATTCTCCCAAATCCAAGTTCTGGTTTTGAACAGGAGGAAGAGTTACAGGGGAAAACTTCCCGGTTCTCTTGTATCCTGAAGCTGTTGAGTTTTGTTATGTTGcctgaggagaggctggagcgAACCTTGTCTCGCTAGATGGCAGCAGGAATccactgctgccatcccagatcccagggCAAAACCCAAGTGTTCAgggtcctggcagtgcaggagaCAGGTTGGAGCCCTGGGGGTCTGAACTCCAAATATTTGGGGTCCCCACAGTGTGAGGACAGAAGTTGGATTCCAAGGAGGGGGCCGTGTTTGTGCCTTTGTTAATCTTTAATAAATACAATTGTTTGTAATCACCAGGATGGCTCCTTCTTTACCAGAATTCTCTGAAATGTATCAGAGAAATGTTTGATTAGGTCAGTGTTGGCAATGGTATCATTAGccttggctggctgctgcccccTGCTCTCCTCATCCAGATTTCTATCCAAACCTGACCTGAGCGGGCACAAACCGTGATGAGAGCCCAGCCAGAGACATGTAGCAGTGAGAGCAAAACCTGGTGGTAGCAAAAGGGGGcctggccctggctgtgctgctccctgccaccaGCTTTAACCCTTTGGGGCATTTCAAGCCCCAAAACCTCTGTGTGGGGAGTCTCACATTTGTTATTAACAGGGCAGTTTTGGTAACAATCAATGAATTCTAATTAAAGGATCAGTGAGGGAGATGGGAGGTGGCAGGTAGTTTTCCAGGCTTTGCTGGGTGTTCCCTGATTCCCCCTCCCCATGtacaccccaaatcccccctggTTCGCTCCAGCCCCCTGGCATTGCGTTACTGCACAGCCGCCCCTATGAATGTTTGATGGTCTGGGGCGTGGCAGACACTGGGAGATGAAATATCAAACCTTGCTCCTTGCCTGGCTTCCCCAGCTCCAAACCCCCCAGCTTTGATCACGGGAGTGGCAGtgtattttcccctctttcagtaaaaaaaaaaattctgtgtggAGAAGGGAACACTCAGGAATTAAATTCCCACGTGGGCAGAACGCAAGGATGCCGCCATTCACAAAGCAAGCACGTCTCCTCGGCCCTGAGATTGCGGTGGCCCAGGCGGCGGTGGCGTCGGGTTCCCCCTGTGCTGTCAGCTTGATAAATAATTAACAGTTAATCAGGGCTGGGCTTAATTACCTGGGGGTAACCGGAGAGCAGGTCGGCGGAGAGCGCAGCCCTGCTTCGTCGCGCCGGCGCTGGACATGGCGCCATGGAGCGTGGCCGGGCACCGCCGCCTTGGAGGGGGCCCTggatccgggggggggggggggggggggggggggggggggggggggggggggggggggggggggggggggggggggggggggggggggggggggggggggggggggggggggggggggggggggggggggggggggggggggggggggggggggggggggggggggggggggggggggggggggggggggggggggggggggggggggggggggggggggggggggggggggggggggggggggggggggggggggggggggggggggggggggggggggggggggggggggggggggggggggggggggggggggggggggggggggggggggggggggggggggggggggggggggggggggggggggggggggggggggggggggggggggggggggggggggggggggggggggggggggggggggggggggggggggggggggggggggggggggggggggggggggggggggggggggggggggggggggggggggggggggggggggggggggggggggggggggggggggggggggggggggggggggggggggggggggggggggggggggggggggggggggggggggggggcgggccgTGGCCGTGGGCTCGGGCAGGGAGGTGGCCATGGCCCCCGGCACGGGGCTGCTGGGCCGGGCGACGCTGCGCAACGGGACGCTGGAGCTGCGGGAGCTGCGCGTGGCCGCCCAGGGCCGCTtcctctgccaggggctcttCCCGGAGCGGGGCCGGCTCCGTGTGGGCTACGCCGCCGTCCTCCTGCGAGTCCTGGGTAAGTCCCCGGCTGTGGCCAACCTGGGGGGCcctgctggccagcagcagccagcatcGCACTGCCCTAGATCGCGGTCGAGCCCAGCCCTTTGCCCACTAGCCAGCAGAGCCGTCCGCTGGCCAACAAAACACCCCTTAGGCACCAAAGGGGCTCAATAAAACGGCACGAGCCAGCATAGTGCCCCGCTAGCCAATGCTGAGTCCCACTAGCCAACATGGTGGTACACTAGCAACTCTAGTACCCCATTCACCAACAAGGCACCTGACTAGTTATTAGAGTATCCTACTTGCCAACGTAGTCTGCCACTAGCCAGCAAAGCATCCTGTTAGCCAACATAACACACTGCTAGCCAACACAGCATCCCATCAGCCAAGGTAGCTCAACACGAGCCGACATTGCACTGATCAGCCAACCCAGGGTCCCACTAGCCAGCACAGGTCATCATTAGCCAGCAAACCTCTCTTGACTCCAACTAGTGTAGCCCCCTACCAGCCAACATAGCAGCCCACGAAGTCACCCTCATTTCCTTGCCCTAAGCATCCCACCACCCAAACTGGTCCCAGTAGCCACCCCAGCTAGTACCCATGCCCACAGCCAGGGCGCCCCTCACTAGCCTGCAGGTGTCCTCACTAGCCATTCTGCCGCTGCTGTGGCCCTTCACTGGCCAAACAATCCGTCTGGGCAGGGGAGATGGGAGGGCCCCGGGGCGTTCTGCTGTCTGTGGGGGCCGCTCACACCCGGTGCCCCCAGTGCCCGTCTCCAAGCCCTTCGTGCGGCCGacggcggcggcggcagcggaGGGGGCGGCGGTGGCCCTGACGTGCACTGTGCGGGAGGGGACGGAGCCGCTGAGCttctcctggcagcaccaggagcccCGGGGGGGTCCCTCGGTGACCCCTGAGGGGCCGGGgggctccagggcagagctgcagctgacGCCTGCCAACCGCAGCCACACGGGCTGGTACATCTGCACCGTGCGCAACGAGGTCAACAACCGCACCAGCGACCCCGTCTACCTGGACATCGTCTGTGAGTGCCCTGGCTGCCACCCACCGCAGGGGGACCCTCAGCCACCAGCTGGGGGGGGCATCTTCGGGGCTGGTGACATCCATAGCATGTCTGTGGCCACCACAATGCTCCATGGCTTGGCCATGGCCACTGAGCACCCTGCCACCATGGTATGTCCATAGCTATCATGGAACATCCATGGACATCATGTATCCTGCCACCGTGATGCCTCCGTGGCCACCACTGTGCCTCTGTGGCCACCCTGGTATGGCTTGTTGTTGCTTTGAGGTATTTGTGGCCATCATACGCCCCACCAGCATAATGCCTCTCTAGCCACCATGGCCACCGAGTGAGCTGCCACCACGATGCATCGGTGGCCACTGAGCATCATGGTGGGCTCTCAGCCCCTGTGGTGCACCCTTTCTAAGGGGGCTTTGCTGCCCTGCTTCCCACCAGTGGGAGGAAGCCCCAGGgagggctgtgtcccctctgtggggATGTCCCTGCCTAAAGggccccgtgtccccacagaTGGCCCTGATGAGCCGGCCATCCGTGTGGAGCCCTTCTCCCCTGAGCAGGGGGGCTTCTCAGCGGGCGAGCGGGAGGATgtggtgctgagctgcctggctccCTCCAACCCCCCCAGCCGCTACGTCTGGCTGCACAACGGCTCCCAGGTGCACATCGGGCAGACCTACGTCATCACTGCCATCGCCCGCGCCCAGGCGGGCACATACACCTGCCTGGCCGAGAACAGCCACCTGCAGACCCGCACCCAGGCCACCATCGTCCTCACTGTCTACTGTAAGTACCCCCGCGGGGGGGCCGGTGAGTCCCCACGGGGTGAGACGGACCAGCGCAGCTCCCTGGTGAGGATGTGGGTGGGAGGGGCACtttggggtggggctgggggggagcTCACAGTCTCCCCCAGTGCCGATGGTCTGCTGCAGATCCACCAGCTGGGAGCCcgagctgctctgccctggcctcCGAGGATCAGCGGGACGTGGCCCTTCGGTGCCGCTGGCTGGGGGGCTTCCCCCTGGCCCGGCTGCGCTGGGTGGGcccccaggaggaggaggaggaggaggagaaagaggggTTGATGGGGACCAGTTTTTCCATGGCCACCAGGATCCAGTCAGGGGCAGCCACCAGGAAcggcagctccttctcctgcctggCCTCCCACCCTGCGCTGCCACTGGGGGCTGCCTGTGGGACCACCCTGTGTGAGTAACAATGGGCCCAtctgccccccagcccccttTTCTGACCCCCCGgtgtcacagcagagctgcaatgACCCCGGGCCGTGCCCAAACCATGACATGGGCACTCCAAGGTGCCGCTGCCTTTCCTGGGAccttcagcacctccagctTGCTCCAAAGCGGGGACGCTGTGGCTCAGCCGGGATTGCCAAACCCCCCTCGCCCCGGGGATGGAGGGGGTGTCACCTTTTTGGGGGTGCTTTGGCACAGCGTGGCAGTCCCCCGCTCTGACGCCGCTCCATCCCACAGGGGTCCCGTCCGGCGGCCCCAGCTGCGCGGCGGCGGCCACCAAGGGTGACGAGTACGTGATGCTGCGGTGCCGGTGGGAGGGGGGCACGCCGCTCGTCACCCTGCGCTGGCGGGACGGTGCGGGCCGCACCTTGGGCGACCCCGCAGCCTCCGCCGCCGTGCTGGTGCTGAGCACCGACGGCAGCCTGGGGGGCCGCGAGTTCGTCTGCGTGGCCGCGCACCCGCTGCGGGCCGCTGCCGCCGAGTGCCGCCTGCGCCTGGGTAAGCGGGACCCGTCCCCAGCGAGCCCACCGTGCCACGACGGGCTGGCACCTCCCTGCCGATACCGTCCCCCCTTGTCGCCGAGCAGAGGTCCCCGAGCTGGAGGCGGAGAGCGAGGTGGCGGTGCTGGAGGGCGGCGAGGCACAGCTGGCGTGCCGGCAGCGCGGCAGCAGCGCCAGTCTCGGTGCCGCAGTGGCTTGGTACGACCCAAAGGAGCGGGAGGTGACTCCGGGGCTGGCCAAGTACcggctggagcagggagaagcGTGGGTCAACCTCACCGTCCGGGATGCCGAGTGGCCGGGGGACGGTGGGATCTACCGCTGCACCGCCACCCATGCCGTCCGGGATGCCGAGTGGCCGGGGGACGGTGGGATCTACCGCTGCACCGCCACCAATGCcgtgggcactgccagcctccCCGTCCGCCTCCGCGTGGACCGTGAGTCCTGGGACGGGCAagggggggctgggggcagcgAGGGCGGGCTGGGGGCGTCCAGCCCCTCCTGCCGGGCGCATCTCGCCGCAGGGTACCCAGCCCCGCCCAACGTCACCATCAGTAAGCTGCGGTACACGCGGGCGCGCACCGAGGTGCGGCTGGAGTGGCGGACGCAGGGCGCCGGCAACCTCACCGGCTTCGTGGTGCAGCGGCGCCAAACCAAGAAACCGCTCCGGGagacccccagcccctgggaaacAGCCGCCGGCGACATCGAGCCGCACTCCCGCGACCGGCGCCTGGGGGGGCTGGACCCCGCGGTGCTCTATGCTTTCCGCGTCCTGGCCGTCAACCACCGCACGGCCGGGCACCCCTCCGAGGTGCAGACGCCAGGTGAagtggg
Proteins encoded:
- the LOC101821886 gene encoding V-set and immunoglobulin domain-containing protein 10-like, with protein sequence MAPGTGLLGRATLRNGTLELRELRVAAQGRFLCQGLFPERGRLRVGYAAVLLRVLVPVSKPFVRPTAAAAAEGAAVALTCTVREGTEPLSFSWQHQEPRGGPSVTPEGPGGSRAELQLTPANRSHTGWYICTVRNEVNNRTSDPVYLDIVYGPDEPAIRVEPFSPEQGGFSAGEREDVVLSCLAPSNPPSRYVWLHNGSQVHIGQTYVITAIARAQAGTYTCLAENSHLQTRTQATIVLTVYCKYPRGGADPPAGSPSCSALASEDQRDVALRCRWLGGFPLARLRWVGPQEEEEEEEKEGLMGTSFSMATRIQSGAATRNGSSFSCLASHPALPLGAACGTTLWVPSGGPSCAAAATKGDEYVMLRCRWEGGTPLVTLRWRDGAGRTLGDPAASAAVLVLSTDGSLGGREFVCVAAHPLRAAAAECRLRLEVPELEAESEVAVLEGGEAQLACRQRGSSASLGAAVAWYDPKEREVTPGLAKYRLEQGEAWVNLTVRDAEWPGDGGIYRCTATHAVRDAEWPGDGGIYRCTATNAVGTASLPVRLRVDRYPAPPNVTISKLRYTRARTEVRLEWRTQGAGNLTGFVVQRRQTKKPLRETPSPWETAAGDIEPHSRDRRLGGLDPAVLYAFRVLAVNHRTAGHPSEVQTPAEPPFEAYPAVTGAAVAGMLVATAASLLAVHCIARHRETLPRLHDLLFRTAGPGAQEPVGTAEDAEAAAGGEEEAGPAQGDPSVPSAAAGAGAAPAQGDPSVPSAAEPLSAAPGTADDPPDNVTIAVTATP